A region of Paenibacillus sp. 37 DNA encodes the following proteins:
- a CDS encoding ABC transporter ATP-binding protein — translation MAGVRLEHIFKKYPGSDKATVVDINLDIKDKEFLVLVGPSGCGKSTTLRMIAGLEEISEGKLYIGDRVVNDVAPKDRDIAMVFQSYALYPHMSVYQNMAFGLKLRKVKKDEIDKRVREAAKILDIEHLLERKPKALSGGQRQRVALGRAIVRDPQVFLMDEPLSNLDAKLRGQMRAEITKLAKRLETTVIYVTHDQIEAMTMGDRIVVMKDGIIQQAASPEELYNLPANLFVAGFIGSPTMNFISGKLAEQGTSMHFIAPGVDVEIPQGKAQVLKSRGYIGKEVILGVRPEDIHEEPVFLEASPNSVFSTHVDVTENLGHEMLLYLSGVGNDTTIARVDGRSNTRDGSTVKMAIDMNKVHIFDKETEVNVLLQDK, via the coding sequence ATGGCTGGAGTACGTTTAGAGCATATTTTCAAAAAATACCCGGGTTCTGATAAAGCAACTGTAGTTGACATTAACCTGGACATTAAAGATAAAGAATTTCTGGTACTGGTAGGCCCGTCCGGTTGTGGTAAATCAACAACACTGCGTATGATCGCAGGCCTTGAGGAAATTTCTGAAGGTAAACTCTATATCGGTGACCGTGTCGTTAATGATGTTGCACCTAAAGACCGCGATATCGCGATGGTATTCCAATCCTATGCCTTGTATCCGCATATGAGCGTATATCAAAACATGGCATTTGGTTTGAAATTGCGTAAGGTTAAAAAAGACGAGATCGACAAACGTGTACGTGAAGCAGCTAAAATCCTGGATATCGAGCATTTGCTTGAGCGTAAACCTAAGGCATTGTCCGGTGGTCAACGTCAGCGTGTCGCTCTAGGACGTGCGATTGTCCGTGATCCACAAGTCTTCTTGATGGATGAGCCTCTCTCCAACTTGGATGCTAAACTTCGTGGTCAGATGCGTGCGGAAATCACTAAACTGGCTAAACGTTTGGAAACAACAGTTATCTACGTAACGCATGACCAGATCGAAGCAATGACGATGGGTGATCGGATCGTTGTTATGAAGGATGGTATCATCCAACAAGCAGCTTCTCCGGAAGAGCTGTATAACCTGCCGGCTAACCTGTTCGTAGCTGGTTTCATCGGTTCCCCGACAATGAACTTTATCTCGGGTAAACTCGCTGAGCAAGGTACTAGCATGCATTTCATAGCTCCTGGTGTGGATGTTGAAATCCCGCAAGGTAAAGCACAAGTGTTGAAATCTAGAGGATACATTGGCAAAGAAGTGATTCTGGGTGTTCGTCCAGAAGATATTCACGAAGAGCCAGTATTCCTGGAAGCATCCCCGAACTCTGTATTCTCTACACACGTAGATGTTACAGAGAACCTGGGTCACGAAATGCTCCTCTACTTGAGCGGTGTTGGTAATGATACAACGATCGCACGTGTAGACGGACGTTCTAACACTCGTGATGGTTCCACAGTTAAAATGGCCATCGACATGAACAAAGTTCATATCTTTGACAAAGAGACTGAAGTGAACGTACTTCTTCAAGACAAATAA
- the lgt gene encoding prolipoprotein diacylglyceryl transferase, which yields MDTLLLLNPIAFSIGALKVHWYGLILGAAALIGLLLVIREGKRYNIPQEVFMDMVLLGVPSAIIGARIYYVAFKWEDYKDNFWDVFKIWNGGIAIYGALIGAIICAVIFFRRKGYNFWRMADICAPGLLVGQLIGRWGNFVNQEAYGGPVEESFLRDKLHLPDFIVNQMNVEGVFHHPAFLYESMWSLVGLVLLLVLRRQKFLRSGELFMSYFIWYSIGRFFIEALRTDSLGFQAPQWVASLVNGLWSPMTAMGFEQGYLDPAYGNVRISQLLAIGIIIVAVVFIVVRRVTGKADVRYSDPIVSSKVTSDDMEHTGTVAGKENKVTPPAKDESKQVDDKKE from the coding sequence ATGGATACATTATTACTGTTGAACCCGATTGCGTTCTCTATTGGAGCGTTAAAGGTTCACTGGTACGGGCTTATTCTTGGTGCTGCGGCACTTATAGGACTGCTGCTCGTGATCCGGGAGGGCAAACGCTACAACATTCCACAGGAAGTGTTCATGGACATGGTCCTGCTGGGTGTACCTTCTGCCATCATTGGTGCCCGCATCTACTACGTAGCATTTAAGTGGGAAGATTATAAGGATAACTTCTGGGATGTCTTTAAAATATGGAATGGCGGTATTGCCATCTATGGTGCCCTTATTGGTGCAATCATCTGTGCAGTTATTTTCTTCCGTCGTAAAGGATATAACTTCTGGCGTATGGCCGATATCTGTGCGCCTGGACTGCTCGTTGGACAGTTGATCGGACGCTGGGGGAACTTTGTGAATCAGGAAGCCTACGGCGGTCCTGTGGAAGAATCATTTTTGAGAGACAAGCTTCATCTGCCGGACTTTATTGTGAATCAAATGAACGTAGAGGGTGTATTCCACCATCCTGCATTTTTGTATGAATCGATGTGGAGTCTCGTTGGCCTGGTCTTGCTCTTGGTTCTGCGTCGTCAGAAGTTTCTCCGTTCAGGTGAACTGTTTATGTCTTATTTCATCTGGTACTCTATCGGTCGTTTCTTCATTGAAGCTCTACGTACGGACAGTCTTGGCTTCCAGGCTCCGCAATGGGTTGCTTCATTAGTGAACGGGCTGTGGTCTCCAATGACTGCAATGGGCTTTGAACAAGGATATCTTGATCCTGCTTACGGTAACGTAAGAATCTCGCAACTGCTCGCAATTGGTATCATTATTGTTGCTGTTGTATTCATTGTGGTGAGAAGAGTGACAGGTAAAGCAGATGTTCGTTATAGTGATCCGATTGTATCGTCCAAAGTTACCTCAGATGATATGGAGCATACGGGAACAGTTGCTGGCAAAGAGAATAAGGTAACACCTCCAGCCAAAGATGAATCCAAGCAAGTTGATGATAAAAAGGAGTAA
- a CDS encoding PucR family transcriptional regulator, which produces MQSGDVHYMKLIPDLKQQIEVIIGTTLDEYEITIQEWTQSVANLVGHHENLETVGDEGERQELSVHSTSPSSADVISLNTGKRIFFKVRMNEQEETAVCWGCPEKSITVETRQLIELLIRTNTALPDEVQPVVYENDREQYLTELGLWLKEQIEQPTKQESEAVPDRFVVPAGLNAEKILFLLQGDTPDAHRLRSKELNKLLESYFGEEIVLIPLGEQEWIFMGDKEIVTEEAEEDTTEAKKDSLNAFCLGLHELVASEWAGVFHLSASLPCIPAQQLVSVTTLLKESVHLGRAFHVTQHIHLPWDLHLERLVASIPDEQRTRFIQETGKDTVIFNDSETLATLETFFSLDCNVSETAKRLFIHRNTLVYRLDKIKQEIGYDVRHFESAVLVQFLLLMYKVTKKH; this is translated from the coding sequence ATGCAGAGTGGTGACGTTCATTATATGAAGCTCATACCTGATCTAAAACAGCAAATTGAAGTCATTATAGGCACAACTTTGGACGAATATGAAATTACAATACAAGAATGGACGCAATCCGTTGCTAATCTGGTTGGTCATCATGAGAATTTAGAGACCGTTGGTGATGAAGGTGAGCGTCAGGAGTTATCTGTTCATTCTACATCTCCAAGTTCAGCTGATGTAATCAGTTTGAATACGGGAAAGCGTATCTTTTTTAAGGTTCGGATGAATGAGCAAGAAGAGACTGCCGTGTGTTGGGGATGCCCTGAAAAATCTATTACCGTGGAAACACGACAATTGATTGAGCTTTTAATCCGTACTAACACGGCTCTACCCGATGAGGTACAACCTGTTGTATATGAGAATGATAGAGAGCAGTATTTGACTGAATTGGGTCTCTGGCTTAAAGAGCAGATCGAACAACCAACCAAGCAGGAATCTGAAGCGGTTCCTGATCGCTTTGTGGTGCCTGCAGGATTAAATGCTGAGAAGATTCTGTTCTTGCTGCAAGGGGATACACCGGATGCACATCGTTTACGATCCAAGGAACTCAACAAGTTGCTTGAGAGTTACTTTGGCGAGGAAATTGTCTTGATTCCTTTGGGGGAGCAAGAGTGGATCTTCATGGGTGATAAAGAAATTGTTACAGAAGAAGCCGAGGAAGATACAACGGAGGCCAAAAAGGATTCACTGAACGCTTTTTGTCTGGGGTTGCATGAATTGGTTGCCAGTGAGTGGGCTGGGGTGTTCCATCTCTCTGCATCTCTGCCATGCATTCCTGCACAACAACTTGTATCGGTCACAACCCTTCTTAAAGAAAGTGTTCACTTGGGGAGAGCATTCCATGTTACGCAGCATATTCATCTCCCATGGGATCTGCATCTGGAGCGGTTGGTAGCGAGCATTCCTGATGAACAACGTACACGGTTTATACAGGAAACAGGCAAAGACACGGTAATCTTCAATGACAGTGAGACACTTGCTACGCTGGAAACCTTTTTTAGCCTGGACTGTAATGTCAGCGAGACAGCGAAACGACTTTTCATTCATCGTAATACGTTGGTCTATCGTCTGGACAAGATCAAACAGGAGATTGGTTACGATGTGAGGCACTTCGAAAGTGCTGTTCTAGTGCAGTTTTTACTACTAATGTACAAAGTGACGAAAAAGCATTGA
- the ppaX gene encoding pyrophosphatase PpaX: protein MIDTVLFDLDGTIIDTNELIISSFQHVMGGWEHSAPWTREQIIPHMGGTLEQQMRTFSGQEEVSEYVKGYRAYNDIHHEAMVRPFPHVIEVVEALHEAGIVMGVVTTKIRPSTLKVLERFDLLKYMKTIVTVTDVTNPKPHAEPVLKAMTELGADPAKTLMVGDSPVDIQSAQNAGALSAGVAWSLKGETILNGYGPDHMLHDMRDLLKLIRIETGRS, encoded by the coding sequence ATGATTGACACGGTATTGTTTGATCTGGACGGAACGATTATTGATACCAATGAGTTGATTATCAGCTCATTCCAGCATGTCATGGGAGGATGGGAGCATTCAGCTCCATGGACTCGGGAACAGATCATTCCACATATGGGTGGCACACTGGAGCAACAAATGCGCACCTTCTCTGGCCAGGAGGAAGTCTCCGAGTACGTGAAAGGTTACCGTGCTTATAATGATATTCATCATGAAGCGATGGTTAGACCTTTTCCACATGTCATTGAGGTAGTAGAGGCGCTGCATGAGGCCGGCATTGTTATGGGTGTGGTCACAACCAAAATTCGTCCATCTACATTAAAGGTGCTAGAACGTTTTGATCTACTGAAATATATGAAAACAATTGTAACCGTGACCGATGTGACGAATCCGAAGCCCCATGCTGAGCCTGTACTGAAGGCCATGACGGAACTGGGTGCAGATCCTGCTAAAACGTTGATGGTAGGTGACAGTCCGGTGGATATCCAATCGGCACAAAATGCGGGCGCACTCTCGGCGGGGGTTGCATGGTCTCTTAAAGGGGAAACAATCCTGAACGGATATGGTCCCGATCATATGTTGCATGACATGAGAGACTTGTTGAAACTCATCCGTATTGAAACGGGACGTTCATGA
- a CDS encoding acyltransferase, translated as MRKVTRYPVEDQNALWHIYKTVSPWKGVRNFIWIQLSRYCPILSVKNWIYRRMLGMKVGKHTAFGLMVMVDVFFPEKITVGENSVIGYNTTILAHEYLIKEYRLGEVIIGENVLIGANTTILPGVTIGDGAVVAAGAVVHKDVAPGAFVGGNPLRDLSRAAASTEETVFNTDDSSQGSVH; from the coding sequence ATGAGAAAAGTAACCCGCTATCCGGTAGAGGACCAGAATGCACTTTGGCATATCTACAAGACAGTGAGTCCGTGGAAGGGCGTTCGTAATTTTATCTGGATCCAGTTGTCACGCTACTGTCCGATCCTATCAGTGAAGAACTGGATTTATCGCCGAATGCTGGGGATGAAGGTGGGAAAACACACGGCCTTTGGCCTGATGGTGATGGTGGATGTGTTTTTTCCGGAGAAAATAACGGTCGGCGAAAACTCGGTCATCGGTTACAACACAACGATTCTCGCTCATGAGTATCTCATTAAGGAGTACAGGCTCGGTGAGGTGATTATCGGGGAAAATGTACTGATTGGTGCGAATACAACGATTCTGCCCGGGGTAACTATAGGGGATGGGGCGGTTGTAGCTGCTGGAGCAGTCGTACATAAGGATGTTGCACCAGGGGCTTTTGTGGGTGGCAATCCACTGCGTGATTTATCCCGTGCGGCAGCTTCTACGGAAGAGACTGTCTTTAACACGGATGATTCCTCTCAGGGTAGTGTGCATTAA
- the hprK gene encoding HPr(Ser) kinase/phosphatase has product MAKKVKVSELVQQFQLEVVSGSHGLKRVITVDDLNRPGLEMAGYFEYHPQERVQLLGRTELAFFAMLPEQERRDRMQRLCTEETPCIVVTRGLEVPQELIDISEERDLAVLRSNMATTILSSRITGFLEGKLAPTATIHGVLCDVYGVGMLITGSSGIGKSETALELVKRGHRLIADDAVEIRQTSDFQLHGTAPELIRHLLEIRGVGIINVMTLFGAGAVRNNKRITLVVRLEAWQQDKQYDRLGLDEETTRIIDTDVPLVTIPVRPGRNLAVIIEVAGMNYRLKQMGLNAALQFTNKLTATISEDMEDMD; this is encoded by the coding sequence ATGGCGAAAAAAGTGAAAGTATCTGAACTGGTGCAGCAATTTCAGTTGGAGGTTGTTTCTGGATCTCACGGATTGAAAAGAGTCATTACGGTAGATGACCTGAACCGTCCTGGTCTGGAAATGGCCGGCTATTTTGAATACCATCCACAAGAACGGGTACAGCTACTTGGAAGAACGGAGTTAGCTTTCTTTGCAATGTTACCTGAGCAAGAGCGGCGTGATCGTATGCAACGTCTTTGTACAGAAGAGACGCCTTGTATCGTTGTAACGCGCGGACTTGAAGTGCCGCAAGAACTGATTGATATCAGTGAAGAACGGGACCTGGCTGTATTACGCAGTAATATGGCAACAACGATTCTGTCCAGCCGGATCACCGGATTTTTGGAGGGGAAATTAGCACCAACAGCAACCATTCACGGTGTACTTTGTGATGTCTATGGCGTAGGCATGCTGATCACGGGTAGTAGCGGTATTGGTAAGAGTGAGACAGCACTGGAACTGGTGAAACGTGGACACCGACTGATTGCCGATGATGCGGTAGAGATCCGCCAAACGTCAGATTTTCAGCTGCACGGTACTGCACCTGAATTGATCCGCCATTTGCTCGAAATTCGAGGTGTTGGTATTATCAACGTCATGACATTGTTCGGAGCTGGTGCAGTTCGGAATAACAAACGTATTACCTTGGTTGTACGTCTGGAAGCATGGCAGCAGGATAAACAATATGATCGTCTGGGTCTGGATGAAGAGACTACACGTATCATTGATACCGATGTGCCTCTCGTTACGATTCCTGTTCGTCCGGGACGGAACTTGGCAGTTATTATTGAAGTGGCAGGTATGAACTATCGCCTGAAACAGATGGGTCTGAATGCTGCACTGCAATTCACGAACAAGCTGACAGCAACCATCTCGGAAGATATGGAAGACATGGATTAA
- a CDS encoding ATP phosphoribosyltransferase regulatory subunit, whose translation MSKPKGFEKPTGFRDYTPHVVSKLRTIERNVLECMERWGYRQIITPTIEYYDTVGVASSTSDRKLFKLLNSRGTTLVLRSDLTAPIARVVSSMLKDEQLPLRLSYHANVFRSIEEEAGREAEFFQTGVELVGDDSPEADAEVVALAIASLQAAGVSSFKIAMGHMGFLNGLLEEVIPGQTTEQEQLKEGLLGRDYVGYRQSIEALNLEPKLKEQLEAILRLRGGKEVCTHAVELSSSAEAAQSIAHLCAVFEVLEAYGVSEHVLIDLTMIGDFSYYTGMTFEGYAAELGSPVCSGGRYDNLLQQFGRSLPATGFALKTNRIIDGVHGITIEEKKTVLIQYTPKRRAEALTEAARLRSMGQNVVTLLLPEDGAGASAVSVEARTAQAEQVITYGSEEGGR comes from the coding sequence ATGTCCAAACCAAAAGGTTTTGAAAAACCGACCGGATTCCGCGACTATACACCACATGTAGTATCCAAGCTGCGGACGATTGAACGCAATGTACTGGAATGTATGGAACGCTGGGGTTACCGCCAGATCATCACACCAACGATTGAATATTACGACACGGTAGGTGTGGCAAGCTCTACATCGGATCGCAAATTATTTAAATTGCTAAACAGCCGGGGAACCACGCTGGTGCTCAGATCGGATCTAACGGCTCCGATTGCTCGCGTCGTTTCATCCATGCTCAAAGATGAGCAGTTGCCGCTGCGTTTATCCTATCATGCGAACGTATTTCGTTCCATTGAAGAGGAAGCTGGGCGTGAGGCTGAATTTTTCCAGACCGGCGTGGAGCTGGTTGGAGACGACTCACCTGAGGCGGATGCAGAAGTTGTTGCGCTTGCGATTGCCTCTTTGCAGGCAGCGGGCGTGTCTTCTTTTAAAATAGCGATGGGCCATATGGGATTCCTGAACGGGTTACTGGAGGAAGTCATTCCAGGCCAGACAACGGAGCAGGAGCAATTGAAGGAAGGGCTGCTCGGACGTGATTATGTAGGCTATCGCCAGTCCATTGAAGCATTGAATCTGGAGCCCAAGTTGAAAGAACAGCTCGAAGCGATCCTGCGTCTGCGCGGTGGCAAGGAAGTATGCACACATGCGGTAGAGCTAAGTTCAAGTGCTGAAGCAGCACAGTCGATTGCACATCTGTGTGCAGTATTCGAAGTGTTGGAAGCGTACGGTGTATCCGAGCATGTGCTGATTGATCTGACGATGATCGGTGATTTCTCCTATTATACGGGTATGACCTTTGAAGGGTATGCAGCCGAACTGGGATCTCCAGTATGTAGCGGTGGACGGTATGATAATCTGTTACAACAGTTTGGTCGCTCATTGCCGGCTACAGGATTTGCACTGAAAACGAACCGTATTATTGATGGTGTTCATGGCATTACGATTGAAGAGAAAAAAACGGTACTTATCCAATATACCCCGAAACGTCGGGCCGAGGCACTAACAGAAGCGGCAAGATTACGCAGTATGGGACAAAATGTAGTGACACTCCTTCTTCCTGAAGACGGGGCTGGGGCAAGTGCCGTATCGGTTGAAGCAAGAACCGCTCAGGCTGAGCAGGTTATTACTTACGGATCTGAAGAAGGAGGACGCTGA